The following are encoded in a window of Vidua chalybeata isolate OUT-0048 chromosome 23, bVidCha1 merged haplotype, whole genome shotgun sequence genomic DNA:
- the VSIG10L2 gene encoding V-set and immunoglobulin domain-containing protein 10-like 2 isoform X1 has translation MERGWALPPPWRGPWILLLLPALAGGQPLAAGEAAYEEWRATGVRGRAVELSCGPAAAAPPAVVFWSFTPQGEGLPRAVAVGSGREVAMAPGTGTLGRVTLRNGTLELRELRVAAQGRFLCQGLFPERGRLRVGYAAVLLRVLVPVSKPFVRPTAAAAAEGAAVALTCTVREGTEPLSFSWQHQEPRGGSSVTPAGLGGSRAELQLTPANRSHTGWYICTVRNEVNNRSSDPIYLDIVYGPDEPAIRVEPFSPEQGGFSAGEREDVVLSCLAPSNPPSRYVWLHNGSQVHVGQTYVITAIARAQAGTYTCLAENSHLQTRTQATIVLTVYYPPAGSPSCSALASDDQRDVALRCRWLGGFPLARLRWVGPQEEEEEEEEEGLMGTSFSMATRIQSGAATRNGTSFSCLASHPALPLGAACGTTLWVPSGSPSCAAAATKGDEYVMLRCRWEGGTPLVTLRWRDSAGRTLGDPAPSAAVLVLSTDGSLGGREFVCVAAHPLRAAAAECRLRLEVPELQAESEVAVLEGGEAQLACRQRGSSASLGATVAWYDPKEREVTPGLAKYRLEEGEAWLNLTVRDAEWPGDSGIYRCTATNAVGAASLPVRLRVDRYPAPPNVTISKLRYTRARTEVRLEWRTQGAGNLTGFVVQRRQTKKPLRETPSPWETAAGDIEPHSRDRRLGGLDPAVLYAFRVLAVNHRTAGHPSEVQTPAEPPFEAYPAVTGAAVAGMLVATAASLLAVHCIARHRETLPRLHDLLFRTAGPGAQEPVGTTEDAEAATGGEEEAGPAQGDPSAPGTAAGADAAPAQGDPSAPGTAAEPLSAAPGTTDDPPVNVTITVTATP, from the exons ATGGAGCGTGGCTGGGCACTGCCGCCGCCTTGGAGGGGGCCCtggatcctgctcctgctgccggCGCTGGCCGGGG GGCAGCCGCTGGCGGCCGGCGAGGCGGCCTACGAGGAATGGCGGGCGACGGGCGTGCGAGGCCGGGCggtggagctgagctgtgggcCGGCGGCTGCAGCCCCACCGGCCGTGGTCTTCTGGAGCTTCACGCCACAGGGAGAGGGGCTCCCACGGGCCGTGGCCGTGGGCTCGGGCAGGGAGGTGGCCATGGCCCCTGGCACGGGGACGCTGGGCCGGGTGACGCTGCGCAACGGGACGCtggagctgcgggagctgcgGGTGGCCGCCCAGGGCCGCTTCCTCTGCCAGGGGCTCTTCCCAGAGCGGGGCCGGCTCCGTGTGGGCTATGCCGCCGTCCTCCTGCGTGTCCTGG TGCCTGTCTCCAAGCCCTTCGTGCGGccgacggcggcggcggcagcggagGGGGCAGCGGTGGCCCTGACGTGCACCGTGCGGGAGGGGACGGAGCCGCTGAGCTTctcctggcagcaccaggagcccCGGGGGGGTTCCTCAGTGACccctgcggggctggggggctccagggcagagctgcagctgacaCCTGCCAACCGCAGCCACACGGGCTGGTACATCTGCACCGTGCGCAACGAGGTCAACAACCGCAGCAGCGACCCCATCTACCTGGACATCGTCT aTGGCCCTGATGAGCCGGCCATCCGTGTGGAGCCCTTCTCCCCCGAACAGGGGGGCTTCTCGGCGGGCGAGCGGGAGGACGTGGTGCTGAGCTGCCTGGCTCCCTCCAACCCCCCCAGCCGCTATGTCTGGCTGCACAACGGTTCCCAGGTGCACGTCGGCCAGACCTACGTCATCACTGCCATCGCCCGTGCCCAGGCGGGCACGTACACCTGCCTGGCCGAGAACAGCCACCTGCAGACGCGCACCCAGGCCACCATCGTCCTCACTGTCTACT ATCCACCAGCCgggagccccagctgctctgccctggcctcCGATGATCAGCGGGATGTGGCCCTGCGGTGCCGCTGGCTGGGGGGCTTCCCCCTGGCCCGGCTGCGCTGGGTGGGCccccaggaggaggaggaggaggaggaggaagaggggttGATGGGGACCAGCTTTTCCATGGCCACCAGGATCCAGTCAGGGGCAGCCACCAGGAACGgcacctccttctcctgcctggcCTCCCACCCCGCGCTGCCCCTGGGGGCTGCGTGTGGGACCACCCTGT GGGTCCCGTCTGGCAGCCCCTCCTGCGCGGCGGCGGCCACCAAGGGTGACGAGTACGTGATGCTGCGGTGCCGGTGGGAGGGGGGCACGCCGCTCGTCACCCTGCGCTGGCGGGACAGTGCGGGCCGGACCTTGGGCGACCCCGCACCCTCCGCCGCCGTGCTGGTGCTGAGCACCGACGGCAGCCTGGGGGGCCGGGAGTTCGTCTGCGTGGCCGCGCACCCGCTgcgggccgccgccgccgagtGCCGCCTGCGGCTGG AGGTCCCCGAGCTACAGGCGGAGAGCGAAGTGGCGGTGCTGGAGGGCGGCGAGGCACAGCTGGCGTGCCGGCAACGTGGCAGCAGCGCCAGTCTCGGTGCCACAGTGGCTTGGTACGACCCAAAGGAGCGGGAGGTGACGCCGGGGCTGGCCAAGTACCggctggaggagggagaagcGTGGCTCAACCTCACCGTCCGGGATGCCGAGTGGCCGGGGGACAGTGGGATCTACCGCTGCACCGCCACCAATGCCGTGGGCGCTGCCAGCCTCCCCGTCCGCCTCCGCGTGGACC GGTACCCAGCCCCGCCCAACGTCACCATCAGTAAGCTGCGGTACACGCGGGCGCGCACAGAGGTGCGGCTGGAGTGGCGGACGCAGGGCGCCGGCAACCTCACCGGCTTCGTGGTGCAGCGGCGCCAAACCAAGAAGCCCCTCCGGGagacccccagcccctgggaaaCAGCCGCCGGCGACATCGAGCCGCACTCCCGCGACCGGCGCCTGGGGGGGCTGGACCCCGCGGTGCTCTATGCTTTCCGCGTCCTGGCCGTCAACCACCGCACGGCCGGGCACCCCTCCGAGGTGCAGACGCCAG CCGAGCCTCCCTTCGAGGCGTACCCGGCGGTGACGGGGGCGGCGGTGGCAGGGATGTTGGTGGCCACCGCAGCATCCCTCCTGGCTGTGCACTGCATCGCCCGCCACCGGGAGACCCTCCCAC ggctgcacgACCTGCTGTTCCGCAC GGCTGGTCCCGGCGCCCAGGAGCCTGTGGGCACAACGGAGGATGCTGAAGCAGCCACAGGcggggaggaggaagcagggccagcacagggagaccCGTCTGCCCCCGGCACGGCAGCAGGTGCCGACGCAGCTCCAGCGCAGGGAGACCCGTCTGCCCCCGGCACGGCAGCAG AGCCGCTCTCGGCAGCACCAGGCACCACCGATGACCCACCAGTTAATGTCACCATCACCGTGACAGCGACACCGTGA
- the VSIG10L2 gene encoding V-set and immunoglobulin domain-containing protein 10-like 2 isoform X3 — protein MERGWALPPPWRGPWILLLLPALAGGQPLAAGEAAYEEWRATGVRGRAVELSCGPAAAAPPAVVFWSFTPQGEGLPRAVAVGSGREVAMAPGTGTLGRVTLRNGTLELRELRVAAQGRFLCQGLFPERGRLRVGYAAVLLRVLVPVSKPFVRPTAAAAAEGAAVALTCTVREGTEPLSFSWQHQEPRGGSSVTPAGLGGSRAELQLTPANRSHTGWYICTVRNEVNNRSSDPIYLDIVYGPDEPAIRVEPFSPEQGGFSAGEREDVVLSCLAPSNPPSRYVWLHNGSQVHVGQTYVITAIARAQAGTYTCLAENSHLQTRTQATIVLTVYYPPAGSPSCSALASDDQRDVALRCRWLGGFPLARLRWVGPQEEEEEEEEEGLMGTSFSMATRIQSGAATRNGTSFSCLASHPALPLGAACGTTLWVPSGSPSCAAAATKGDEYVMLRCRWEGGTPLVTLRWRDSAGRTLGDPAPSAAVLVLSTDGSLGGREFVCVAAHPLRAAAAECRLRLEVPELQAESEVAVLEGGEAQLACRQRGSSASLGATVAWYDPKEREVTPGLAKYRLEEGEAWLNLTVRDAEWPGDSGIYRCTATNAVGAASLPVRLRVDRYPAPPNVTISKLRYTRARTEVRLEWRTQGAGNLTGFVVQRRQTKKPLRETPSPWETAAGDIEPHSRDRRLGGLDPAVLYAFRVLAVNHRTAGHPSEVQTPGEVGRGCSVGAEQRLSGEGQRFHPGGAEEPSPSLPSRRTRR, from the exons ATGGAGCGTGGCTGGGCACTGCCGCCGCCTTGGAGGGGGCCCtggatcctgctcctgctgccggCGCTGGCCGGGG GGCAGCCGCTGGCGGCCGGCGAGGCGGCCTACGAGGAATGGCGGGCGACGGGCGTGCGAGGCCGGGCggtggagctgagctgtgggcCGGCGGCTGCAGCCCCACCGGCCGTGGTCTTCTGGAGCTTCACGCCACAGGGAGAGGGGCTCCCACGGGCCGTGGCCGTGGGCTCGGGCAGGGAGGTGGCCATGGCCCCTGGCACGGGGACGCTGGGCCGGGTGACGCTGCGCAACGGGACGCtggagctgcgggagctgcgGGTGGCCGCCCAGGGCCGCTTCCTCTGCCAGGGGCTCTTCCCAGAGCGGGGCCGGCTCCGTGTGGGCTATGCCGCCGTCCTCCTGCGTGTCCTGG TGCCTGTCTCCAAGCCCTTCGTGCGGccgacggcggcggcggcagcggagGGGGCAGCGGTGGCCCTGACGTGCACCGTGCGGGAGGGGACGGAGCCGCTGAGCTTctcctggcagcaccaggagcccCGGGGGGGTTCCTCAGTGACccctgcggggctggggggctccagggcagagctgcagctgacaCCTGCCAACCGCAGCCACACGGGCTGGTACATCTGCACCGTGCGCAACGAGGTCAACAACCGCAGCAGCGACCCCATCTACCTGGACATCGTCT aTGGCCCTGATGAGCCGGCCATCCGTGTGGAGCCCTTCTCCCCCGAACAGGGGGGCTTCTCGGCGGGCGAGCGGGAGGACGTGGTGCTGAGCTGCCTGGCTCCCTCCAACCCCCCCAGCCGCTATGTCTGGCTGCACAACGGTTCCCAGGTGCACGTCGGCCAGACCTACGTCATCACTGCCATCGCCCGTGCCCAGGCGGGCACGTACACCTGCCTGGCCGAGAACAGCCACCTGCAGACGCGCACCCAGGCCACCATCGTCCTCACTGTCTACT ATCCACCAGCCgggagccccagctgctctgccctggcctcCGATGATCAGCGGGATGTGGCCCTGCGGTGCCGCTGGCTGGGGGGCTTCCCCCTGGCCCGGCTGCGCTGGGTGGGCccccaggaggaggaggaggaggaggaggaagaggggttGATGGGGACCAGCTTTTCCATGGCCACCAGGATCCAGTCAGGGGCAGCCACCAGGAACGgcacctccttctcctgcctggcCTCCCACCCCGCGCTGCCCCTGGGGGCTGCGTGTGGGACCACCCTGT GGGTCCCGTCTGGCAGCCCCTCCTGCGCGGCGGCGGCCACCAAGGGTGACGAGTACGTGATGCTGCGGTGCCGGTGGGAGGGGGGCACGCCGCTCGTCACCCTGCGCTGGCGGGACAGTGCGGGCCGGACCTTGGGCGACCCCGCACCCTCCGCCGCCGTGCTGGTGCTGAGCACCGACGGCAGCCTGGGGGGCCGGGAGTTCGTCTGCGTGGCCGCGCACCCGCTgcgggccgccgccgccgagtGCCGCCTGCGGCTGG AGGTCCCCGAGCTACAGGCGGAGAGCGAAGTGGCGGTGCTGGAGGGCGGCGAGGCACAGCTGGCGTGCCGGCAACGTGGCAGCAGCGCCAGTCTCGGTGCCACAGTGGCTTGGTACGACCCAAAGGAGCGGGAGGTGACGCCGGGGCTGGCCAAGTACCggctggaggagggagaagcGTGGCTCAACCTCACCGTCCGGGATGCCGAGTGGCCGGGGGACAGTGGGATCTACCGCTGCACCGCCACCAATGCCGTGGGCGCTGCCAGCCTCCCCGTCCGCCTCCGCGTGGACC GGTACCCAGCCCCGCCCAACGTCACCATCAGTAAGCTGCGGTACACGCGGGCGCGCACAGAGGTGCGGCTGGAGTGGCGGACGCAGGGCGCCGGCAACCTCACCGGCTTCGTGGTGCAGCGGCGCCAAACCAAGAAGCCCCTCCGGGagacccccagcccctgggaaaCAGCCGCCGGCGACATCGAGCCGCACTCCCGCGACCGGCGCCTGGGGGGGCTGGACCCCGCGGTGCTCTATGCTTTCCGCGTCCTGGCCGTCAACCACCGCACGGCCGGGCACCCCTCCGAGGTGCAGACGCCAGGTGAagtgggcaggggctgctccgtGGGGGCAGAGCAAAGGTTGAGTGGAGAAGGGCAGCGTTTCCATCCTGGTGGAGCTGAGGAGCCGAGC CCGAGCCTCCCTTCGAGGCGTACCCGGCGGTGA
- the VSIG10L2 gene encoding V-set and immunoglobulin domain-containing protein 10-like 2 isoform X4: MERGWALPPPWRGPWILLLLPALAGGQPLAAGEAAYEEWRATGVRGRAVELSCGPAAAAPPAVVFWSFTPQGEGLPRAVAVGSGREVAMAPGTGTLGRVTLRNGTLELRELRVAAQGRFLCQGLFPERGRLRVGYAAVLLRVLVPVSKPFVRPTAAAAAEGAAVALTCTVREGTEPLSFSWQHQEPRGGSSVTPAGLGGSRAELQLTPANRSHTGWYICTVRNEVNNRSSDPIYLDIVYGPDEPAIRVEPFSPEQGGFSAGEREDVVLSCLAPSNPPSRYVWLHNGSQVHVGQTYVITAIARAQAGTYTCLAENSHLQTRTQATIVLTVYWVPSGSPSCAAAATKGDEYVMLRCRWEGGTPLVTLRWRDSAGRTLGDPAPSAAVLVLSTDGSLGGREFVCVAAHPLRAAAAECRLRLEVPELQAESEVAVLEGGEAQLACRQRGSSASLGATVAWYDPKEREVTPGLAKYRLEEGEAWLNLTVRDAEWPGDSGIYRCTATNAVGAASLPVRLRVDRYPAPPNVTISKLRYTRARTEVRLEWRTQGAGNLTGFVVQRRQTKKPLRETPSPWETAAGDIEPHSRDRRLGGLDPAVLYAFRVLAVNHRTAGHPSEVQTPAEPPFEAYPAVTGAAVAGMLVATAASLLAVHCIARHRETLPRLHDLLFRTAGPGAQEPVGTTEDAEAATGGEEEAGPAQGDPSAPGTAAGADAAPAQGDPSAPGTAAEPLSAAPGTTDDPPVNVTITVTATP, encoded by the exons ATGGAGCGTGGCTGGGCACTGCCGCCGCCTTGGAGGGGGCCCtggatcctgctcctgctgccggCGCTGGCCGGGG GGCAGCCGCTGGCGGCCGGCGAGGCGGCCTACGAGGAATGGCGGGCGACGGGCGTGCGAGGCCGGGCggtggagctgagctgtgggcCGGCGGCTGCAGCCCCACCGGCCGTGGTCTTCTGGAGCTTCACGCCACAGGGAGAGGGGCTCCCACGGGCCGTGGCCGTGGGCTCGGGCAGGGAGGTGGCCATGGCCCCTGGCACGGGGACGCTGGGCCGGGTGACGCTGCGCAACGGGACGCtggagctgcgggagctgcgGGTGGCCGCCCAGGGCCGCTTCCTCTGCCAGGGGCTCTTCCCAGAGCGGGGCCGGCTCCGTGTGGGCTATGCCGCCGTCCTCCTGCGTGTCCTGG TGCCTGTCTCCAAGCCCTTCGTGCGGccgacggcggcggcggcagcggagGGGGCAGCGGTGGCCCTGACGTGCACCGTGCGGGAGGGGACGGAGCCGCTGAGCTTctcctggcagcaccaggagcccCGGGGGGGTTCCTCAGTGACccctgcggggctggggggctccagggcagagctgcagctgacaCCTGCCAACCGCAGCCACACGGGCTGGTACATCTGCACCGTGCGCAACGAGGTCAACAACCGCAGCAGCGACCCCATCTACCTGGACATCGTCT aTGGCCCTGATGAGCCGGCCATCCGTGTGGAGCCCTTCTCCCCCGAACAGGGGGGCTTCTCGGCGGGCGAGCGGGAGGACGTGGTGCTGAGCTGCCTGGCTCCCTCCAACCCCCCCAGCCGCTATGTCTGGCTGCACAACGGTTCCCAGGTGCACGTCGGCCAGACCTACGTCATCACTGCCATCGCCCGTGCCCAGGCGGGCACGTACACCTGCCTGGCCGAGAACAGCCACCTGCAGACGCGCACCCAGGCCACCATCGTCCTCACTGTCTACT GGGTCCCGTCTGGCAGCCCCTCCTGCGCGGCGGCGGCCACCAAGGGTGACGAGTACGTGATGCTGCGGTGCCGGTGGGAGGGGGGCACGCCGCTCGTCACCCTGCGCTGGCGGGACAGTGCGGGCCGGACCTTGGGCGACCCCGCACCCTCCGCCGCCGTGCTGGTGCTGAGCACCGACGGCAGCCTGGGGGGCCGGGAGTTCGTCTGCGTGGCCGCGCACCCGCTgcgggccgccgccgccgagtGCCGCCTGCGGCTGG AGGTCCCCGAGCTACAGGCGGAGAGCGAAGTGGCGGTGCTGGAGGGCGGCGAGGCACAGCTGGCGTGCCGGCAACGTGGCAGCAGCGCCAGTCTCGGTGCCACAGTGGCTTGGTACGACCCAAAGGAGCGGGAGGTGACGCCGGGGCTGGCCAAGTACCggctggaggagggagaagcGTGGCTCAACCTCACCGTCCGGGATGCCGAGTGGCCGGGGGACAGTGGGATCTACCGCTGCACCGCCACCAATGCCGTGGGCGCTGCCAGCCTCCCCGTCCGCCTCCGCGTGGACC GGTACCCAGCCCCGCCCAACGTCACCATCAGTAAGCTGCGGTACACGCGGGCGCGCACAGAGGTGCGGCTGGAGTGGCGGACGCAGGGCGCCGGCAACCTCACCGGCTTCGTGGTGCAGCGGCGCCAAACCAAGAAGCCCCTCCGGGagacccccagcccctgggaaaCAGCCGCCGGCGACATCGAGCCGCACTCCCGCGACCGGCGCCTGGGGGGGCTGGACCCCGCGGTGCTCTATGCTTTCCGCGTCCTGGCCGTCAACCACCGCACGGCCGGGCACCCCTCCGAGGTGCAGACGCCAG CCGAGCCTCCCTTCGAGGCGTACCCGGCGGTGACGGGGGCGGCGGTGGCAGGGATGTTGGTGGCCACCGCAGCATCCCTCCTGGCTGTGCACTGCATCGCCCGCCACCGGGAGACCCTCCCAC ggctgcacgACCTGCTGTTCCGCAC GGCTGGTCCCGGCGCCCAGGAGCCTGTGGGCACAACGGAGGATGCTGAAGCAGCCACAGGcggggaggaggaagcagggccagcacagggagaccCGTCTGCCCCCGGCACGGCAGCAGGTGCCGACGCAGCTCCAGCGCAGGGAGACCCGTCTGCCCCCGGCACGGCAGCAG AGCCGCTCTCGGCAGCACCAGGCACCACCGATGACCCACCAGTTAATGTCACCATCACCGTGACAGCGACACCGTGA
- the VSIG10L2 gene encoding V-set and immunoglobulin domain-containing protein 10-like 2 isoform X2: MERGWALPPPWRGPWILLLLPALAGGEHRPVPAFPGRGASRGLTDALPRGRAAAGGRRGGLRGMAGDGRARPGGGAELWAGGCSPTGRGLLELHATGRGAPTGRGRGLGQGGGHGPWHGDAGPGDAAQRDAGAAGAAGGRPGPLPLPGALPRAGPAPCGLCRRPPACPGHTGWYICTVRNEVNNRSSDPIYLDIVYGPDEPAIRVEPFSPEQGGFSAGEREDVVLSCLAPSNPPSRYVWLHNGSQVHVGQTYVITAIARAQAGTYTCLAENSHLQTRTQATIVLTVYYPPAGSPSCSALASDDQRDVALRCRWLGGFPLARLRWVGPQEEEEEEEEEGLMGTSFSMATRIQSGAATRNGTSFSCLASHPALPLGAACGTTLWVPSGSPSCAAAATKGDEYVMLRCRWEGGTPLVTLRWRDSAGRTLGDPAPSAAVLVLSTDGSLGGREFVCVAAHPLRAAAAECRLRLEVPELQAESEVAVLEGGEAQLACRQRGSSASLGATVAWYDPKEREVTPGLAKYRLEEGEAWLNLTVRDAEWPGDSGIYRCTATNAVGAASLPVRLRVDRYPAPPNVTISKLRYTRARTEVRLEWRTQGAGNLTGFVVQRRQTKKPLRETPSPWETAAGDIEPHSRDRRLGGLDPAVLYAFRVLAVNHRTAGHPSEVQTPAEPPFEAYPAVTGAAVAGMLVATAASLLAVHCIARHRETLPRLHDLLFRTAGPGAQEPVGTTEDAEAATGGEEEAGPAQGDPSAPGTAAGADAAPAQGDPSAPGTAAEPLSAAPGTTDDPPVNVTITVTATP, from the exons ATGGAGCGTGGCTGGGCACTGCCGCCGCCTTGGAGGGGGCCCtggatcctgctcctgctgccggCGCTGGCCGGGGGTGAGCACCGACCTGTCCCCGCGTTTCCCGGGAGGGGGGCGAGCAGAGGCCTGACGGACGCGCTGCCCCGGGGCAGGGCAGCCGCTGGCGGCCGGCGAGGCGGCCTACGAGGAATGGCGGGCGACGGGCGTGCGAGGCCGGGCggtggagctgagctgtgggcCGGCGGCTGCAGCCCCACCGGCCGTGGTCTTCTGGAGCTTCACGCCACAGGGAGAGGGGCTCCCACGGGCCGTGGCCGTGGGCTCGGGCAGGGAGGTGGCCATGGCCCCTGGCACGGGGACGCTGGGCCGGGTGACGCTGCGCAACGGGACGCtggagctgcgggagctgcgGGTGGCCGCCCAGGGCCGCTTCCTCTGCCAGGGGCTCTTCCCAGAGCGGGGCCGGCTCCGTGTGGGCTATGCCGCCGTCCTCCTGCGTGTCCTGG CCACACGGGCTGGTACATCTGCACCGTGCGCAACGAGGTCAACAACCGCAGCAGCGACCCCATCTACCTGGACATCGTCT aTGGCCCTGATGAGCCGGCCATCCGTGTGGAGCCCTTCTCCCCCGAACAGGGGGGCTTCTCGGCGGGCGAGCGGGAGGACGTGGTGCTGAGCTGCCTGGCTCCCTCCAACCCCCCCAGCCGCTATGTCTGGCTGCACAACGGTTCCCAGGTGCACGTCGGCCAGACCTACGTCATCACTGCCATCGCCCGTGCCCAGGCGGGCACGTACACCTGCCTGGCCGAGAACAGCCACCTGCAGACGCGCACCCAGGCCACCATCGTCCTCACTGTCTACT ATCCACCAGCCgggagccccagctgctctgccctggcctcCGATGATCAGCGGGATGTGGCCCTGCGGTGCCGCTGGCTGGGGGGCTTCCCCCTGGCCCGGCTGCGCTGGGTGGGCccccaggaggaggaggaggaggaggaggaagaggggttGATGGGGACCAGCTTTTCCATGGCCACCAGGATCCAGTCAGGGGCAGCCACCAGGAACGgcacctccttctcctgcctggcCTCCCACCCCGCGCTGCCCCTGGGGGCTGCGTGTGGGACCACCCTGT GGGTCCCGTCTGGCAGCCCCTCCTGCGCGGCGGCGGCCACCAAGGGTGACGAGTACGTGATGCTGCGGTGCCGGTGGGAGGGGGGCACGCCGCTCGTCACCCTGCGCTGGCGGGACAGTGCGGGCCGGACCTTGGGCGACCCCGCACCCTCCGCCGCCGTGCTGGTGCTGAGCACCGACGGCAGCCTGGGGGGCCGGGAGTTCGTCTGCGTGGCCGCGCACCCGCTgcgggccgccgccgccgagtGCCGCCTGCGGCTGG AGGTCCCCGAGCTACAGGCGGAGAGCGAAGTGGCGGTGCTGGAGGGCGGCGAGGCACAGCTGGCGTGCCGGCAACGTGGCAGCAGCGCCAGTCTCGGTGCCACAGTGGCTTGGTACGACCCAAAGGAGCGGGAGGTGACGCCGGGGCTGGCCAAGTACCggctggaggagggagaagcGTGGCTCAACCTCACCGTCCGGGATGCCGAGTGGCCGGGGGACAGTGGGATCTACCGCTGCACCGCCACCAATGCCGTGGGCGCTGCCAGCCTCCCCGTCCGCCTCCGCGTGGACC GGTACCCAGCCCCGCCCAACGTCACCATCAGTAAGCTGCGGTACACGCGGGCGCGCACAGAGGTGCGGCTGGAGTGGCGGACGCAGGGCGCCGGCAACCTCACCGGCTTCGTGGTGCAGCGGCGCCAAACCAAGAAGCCCCTCCGGGagacccccagcccctgggaaaCAGCCGCCGGCGACATCGAGCCGCACTCCCGCGACCGGCGCCTGGGGGGGCTGGACCCCGCGGTGCTCTATGCTTTCCGCGTCCTGGCCGTCAACCACCGCACGGCCGGGCACCCCTCCGAGGTGCAGACGCCAG CCGAGCCTCCCTTCGAGGCGTACCCGGCGGTGACGGGGGCGGCGGTGGCAGGGATGTTGGTGGCCACCGCAGCATCCCTCCTGGCTGTGCACTGCATCGCCCGCCACCGGGAGACCCTCCCAC ggctgcacgACCTGCTGTTCCGCAC GGCTGGTCCCGGCGCCCAGGAGCCTGTGGGCACAACGGAGGATGCTGAAGCAGCCACAGGcggggaggaggaagcagggccagcacagggagaccCGTCTGCCCCCGGCACGGCAGCAGGTGCCGACGCAGCTCCAGCGCAGGGAGACCCGTCTGCCCCCGGCACGGCAGCAG AGCCGCTCTCGGCAGCACCAGGCACCACCGATGACCCACCAGTTAATGTCACCATCACCGTGACAGCGACACCGTGA